The following are from one region of the Eubacterium sp. MSJ-33 genome:
- a CDS encoding LytTR family DNA-binding domain-containing protein has translation MGDANKITGYGEHRELYRISTDEILYFEAVGEKVFAYTEQEIYEIKNRLYQIEEKVNAYDFTRASKSMLVNTDRISSIASISGSRGKIMMDNGEAVIASRMYYKPLLSSMKWKKIS, from the coding sequence ATGGGCGATGCAAACAAAATCACAGGATATGGAGAACATAGAGAATTATATCGGATTTCAACGGATGAAATCCTGTATTTTGAGGCGGTAGGAGAGAAAGTGTTTGCCTATACGGAACAGGAAATTTATGAGATAAAGAATCGCCTTTACCAGATTGAAGAGAAGGTAAATGCGTATGATTTTACCCGGGCATCCAAATCCATGCTTGTAAATACAGACAGAATCTCAAGTATTGCTTCGATTTCAGGCAGCCGTGGGAAGATTATGATGGATAACGGTGAGGCTGTTATTGCAAGCCGCATGTACTACAAACCATTGCTTTCATCCATGAAATGGAAGAAAATCAGTTAA
- a CDS encoding TIGR04076 family protein has translation MARPRIRITLIDQKGEKGCHRGHKIGDSYDFDTERGKLCPMAMHVAFPYVDILRYGGEIPGQEKGTAVFACPDVDTLNVFKIERIDS, from the coding sequence ATGGCAAGACCGAGGATTCGGATCACACTGATTGATCAGAAGGGTGAAAAGGGATGTCACAGAGGTCATAAGATCGGTGATTCCTATGATTTTGATACGGAGCGGGGGAAGCTGTGTCCGATGGCAATGCACGTTGCATTTCCGTACGTGGATATCCTGCGGTATGGCGGTGAGATACCGGGACAGGAGAAGGGCACCGCTGTTTTTGCATGTCCGGATGTGGATACGCTGAATGTATTTAAAATCGAGCGGATAGACAGTTGA
- a CDS encoding response regulator transcription factor, whose product MRKLRVVLVDDEIMIREGFKKLFDWGAHDCEVVGEAADGVEALGVIDSLVPDIVIMDINIPIMNGLKVIQTSRLKYPDMAFIVVSGYDDFSYCREALRLQITDYILKPVDYEEFGNTIDHLKISIFEKQTKDVTPGSEASTIVGIVRYMQEHLAEEISLNVLAETFHLSAQYISQLFKNEIGVNFLAYLTTIRMECAKKLLVSTQLSVAEISERCGYADYRVFTKVFKKTEGSTPSQYRRDFL is encoded by the coding sequence ATGAGGAAATTACGCGTCGTATTAGTCGACGATGAGATTATGATACGTGAGGGATTCAAGAAATTATTTGACTGGGGCGCACATGACTGTGAAGTCGTGGGCGAGGCAGCGGATGGTGTCGAGGCGCTTGGGGTAATCGACAGTCTGGTGCCGGATATCGTGATCATGGATATCAATATCCCGATTATGAACGGCCTGAAGGTCATCCAGACCAGCCGCCTGAAATACCCGGATATGGCATTTATCGTTGTATCGGGATACGATGATTTTTCTTATTGCAGGGAAGCATTGCGGTTGCAGATTACGGACTACATCCTGAAACCGGTCGACTATGAGGAGTTCGGGAACACGATCGATCATTTGAAGATATCGATATTCGAGAAGCAGACGAAGGATGTGACACCCGGCAGTGAAGCGTCAACGATTGTTGGAATTGTACGGTATATGCAGGAGCATCTGGCAGAAGAAATCAGCTTGAATGTTCTCGCGGAAACATTTCATCTGAGCGCACAGTATATCAGCCAGCTCTTCAAGAATGAGATCGGTGTGAATTTCCTTGCTTATCTGACGACAATCCGTATGGAGTGTGCGAAGAAGCTGCTCGTCTCGACACAGTTATCCGTTGCGGAGATTTCTGAGCGGTGCGGCTATGCCGATTACCGGGTGTTTACCAAGGTATTCAAGAAGACGGAGGGCAGTACACCGTCGCAGTATCGCAGAGATTTTTTGTAA
- a CDS encoding sensor histidine kinase, producing the protein MIRMEIALILILAFVAGIYFSARRRQTALHKTFSALLIVVIVHLMFDAATIYTVNHLDRILLVLNDVLHRLFVGTMALVLFFFYQYIAILVEEETGKKRTLDLPARIFLVISEVGAMILPITYTETPDGNYSAGLYAYVSYVSVAVYLILCSWLLLANWKRMNNKKKFAIGMALIFEFTICFLQGLHHTWLISGMGITLMTLAFYLTLENPDALRAELTEQKMSMLYLKSQVNPHFLYNTLDTIRIQAELDGDKKVAKLLMRLVDFFRLSVKVDRSMVTLDDELELVEAYMELMCYRYPELFCDYDIDPDLGAVQVPNFILQPLVENSLLHGMKNRGYRGEIEISVKRAGADMEICIKDSGSGFEEGMKAQIDKMLLHYNKQEAKLDGNSIGILNVQKRIKYLCGRKYGLSYEENSAGGVTARLLLPVSKEEAS; encoded by the coding sequence ATGATTCGAATGGAGATTGCGCTGATACTGATTCTGGCGTTTGTGGCAGGAATCTATTTCTCGGCGAGGCGGAGACAGACTGCGTTACATAAGACATTTTCGGCACTTTTGATCGTGGTGATCGTGCATCTGATGTTTGATGCTGCGACGATTTATACGGTCAACCACCTTGATCGCATACTGCTTGTGTTGAACGATGTTTTGCACCGGCTGTTTGTCGGTACGATGGCATTGGTGTTGTTCTTTTTCTATCAGTACATCGCGATACTGGTGGAGGAAGAGACCGGAAAGAAGCGGACACTGGATCTGCCGGCACGGATATTTCTTGTGATTTCAGAAGTCGGGGCGATGATACTCCCGATTACTTACACCGAGACACCGGATGGAAATTACTCAGCAGGACTTTACGCATATGTTAGCTATGTCAGTGTGGCGGTGTATCTCATACTTTGTTCATGGCTGCTGCTTGCGAACTGGAAGAGGATGAACAACAAGAAGAAATTCGCCATCGGTATGGCGCTGATCTTCGAGTTCACTATCTGCTTCCTGCAGGGACTGCATCATACATGGCTTATCAGCGGAATGGGAATCACGCTTATGACGCTCGCGTTCTATCTGACGCTGGAGAACCCGGACGCTCTGCGTGCGGAGCTTACGGAACAGAAGATGTCAATGCTCTATCTGAAAAGTCAGGTCAATCCACATTTCTTATATAATACGCTCGATACGATCCGGATTCAGGCGGAATTGGATGGAGATAAGAAGGTTGCGAAGCTTCTGATGCGGCTCGTGGATTTCTTTCGGCTGAGTGTCAAGGTCGACCGTTCGATGGTCACGCTCGATGATGAGCTCGAACTTGTGGAAGCATATATGGAGCTGATGTGTTACCGGTATCCGGAGCTCTTCTGCGATTATGATATCGATCCGGACTTAGGGGCAGTGCAGGTACCGAACTTTATCTTACAGCCGCTGGTGGAGAACAGTCTGCTGCATGGAATGAAGAACCGCGGATACCGGGGCGAAATCGAGATATCCGTAAAACGCGCAGGCGCAGATATGGAGATCTGCATCAAAGACAGTGGCAGCGGATTTGAAGAGGGGATGAAAGCGCAGATTGACAAGATGTTACTGCACTACAACAAGCAGGAGGCAAAGCTGGATGGAAACAGTATCGGGATCCTGAATGTGCAGAAGCGGATCAAATATCTGTGCGGCAGAAAATATGGACTATCCTATGAGGAAAACAGCGCGGGAGGTGTGACAGCGCGGTTGCTATTGCCGGTTAGTAAGGAGGAAGCATCATGA
- a CDS encoding pyridoxamine kinase, translating to MSKKLLLINDMAGYGKVALSAMIPVLSHMKYEVFNLPTAIVSNTLDYGKFDILDTTDYMKNAIAVWEQLGFEFDAISTGFIVSKEQTELVIEFCKARAEKGVTIFTDPIMGDEGKLYNGITEETIDLMRELISVADYIVPNYTEAAYLTEFPYKEDGMTEEEYHTMIDKLRAFGAKSIVITSAKIAGTDCRSVVGYDHKKEEYFKVDFEEIPVHFPGTGDIFSAVFTGKLMSGKDLQTATAEAMDAVKSMIGKNADNVDKYKGIPLETCMEVLD from the coding sequence ATGAGCAAGAAATTACTTTTGATCAACGACATGGCTGGCTATGGAAAGGTTGCGTTATCCGCGATGATTCCGGTGCTTTCCCATATGAAATACGAGGTATTTAACCTGCCGACGGCAATCGTATCGAACACACTTGATTACGGTAAGTTCGACATCCTGGATACAACCGATTACATGAAAAATGCAATCGCTGTCTGGGAACAGTTGGGCTTTGAATTCGATGCGATCTCAACCGGATTTATCGTGTCGAAGGAGCAGACCGAGCTTGTGATCGAGTTCTGTAAGGCACGGGCGGAGAAAGGCGTGACGATCTTCACAGATCCGATCATGGGAGATGAGGGAAAACTCTATAACGGAATCACAGAGGAGACGATTGATTTGATGCGTGAACTGATTTCGGTTGCGGACTATATCGTACCGAACTATACCGAGGCGGCATATCTGACCGAGTTTCCATATAAGGAAGATGGCATGACAGAGGAAGAGTATCATACGATGATCGACAAGCTTCGTGCATTCGGTGCGAAATCGATTGTGATCACAAGTGCGAAGATCGCGGGCACAGATTGCAGATCGGTTGTCGGTTACGACCACAAGAAGGAAGAATATTTTAAGGTTGATTTCGAAGAGATTCCGGTACATTTCCCGGGAACGGGAGATATTTTCTCCGCCGTATTTACCGGAAAGCTTATGAGCGGTAAGGATCTGCAGACGGCAACCGCAGAGGCGATGGATGCCGTGAAGAGCATGATCGGCAAAAATGCAGATAACGTGGATAAATATAAGGGAATTCCGCTGGAAACCTGTATGGAGGTGCTTGACTGA